The Sulfurospirillum sp. UCH001 genome segment ATGATCTGAGTGATTGCATAATACACCTTTGTAGTTGACGAAAAATTGGCGGATTATAACATACAAATCTATTTTTTCTGGGAGACGCAAAGAGCGCTTTAAATCAATTTGATGTAAAATTAAGGATACATTATACAATGAAGAGTTTTATGTGAAAAAAATAGCAAGTATTGATATTGGGCTCAAACGAATCGGTGTTGCACTCTGTTTGAGCTTAGATATTGTGACACCGCAAGAAGCAATCCTTCGTAAAAATCGTGATCAAGCAGCGCGCGATGTGGATGCATTTTTAAATGAGTGGAATATCGAGCTTTTAGTCGTGGGGCTTCCTAAAGGGGGCAGCAGTAGTGAAGAGATGGAACGACGCATTAAACATTTTGTATCCCTCTTAGCGTTTAGCGGAGAAGTTGTGTATCAGGATGAATATGGCTCAAGCAATGAGGCTAAAGAGATGATGCAAGGTGTGATTCGCCAAAAAAGAGATGGCAGGATTGATTCTATGGCAGCAAAGGTCATATTGGAGCGTTATTTGGATGCGAGAAAGGTACAGCATGGTTGAGCTCATGGTCGCCGATATCATCGGTACAGTTGCTTTTGCACTCAGTGGTTTTTATGTTGCCGTAAAAGAGAAACTTGATTTATTGGGCGTATTTATTGCTTCGTTTTTAACTGCGCTTGGTGGTGGATTGGTGCGTGACATGCTTGCAGATCGGCCTCCTTACACATTCACGAACCTAATGCCTACTTTTTTGGTTTTGGGCGTTATTGTTTTTAGTATAATGTTTAAATTACACCAAAAAGATGAGATAGAAAAGACCTTTTATTTTATCGTGAGTGATACATTAGGACTAGTCTCTTTTTCAATTACAGGTGCGCTTATTGGGTTACAAGCTGGATTTAATTTCTTTGGAGTGATTTTGCTTGCGCTGATTACTGCAGTTGGCGGTGGCGTAGTACGCGATATTTTACTTAATCGTGTACCACTTTTGTTAACCAGTGAGTTTTATGGAACGGTTGCGCTGTTGGTAGGAGCGATTTTATTTGTATTCGCACAGTTTGATATAAGTGGTTATATGCCATTGATGTTCGTTTTTACATTTGGGGTTGCCCTTAGGTTATTGGCATATTACAAACAGTGGAATTTACCTAAAATTGGGTAGCAATCCGCTATAATTGCGTTTTTTTAGAGGAGTACGTTATGGATTTTGAAACAATGGATAAAGAGTATGTGTTGCAGACTTATGCGAGAAACTATGTCAATTTTAAACACGGTATCAACGCAACACTTTTTGATGATAAAGGAAGAGATTATATCGACTTTACGAGTGGTATCGGTGTTGTAAGTGTTGGACATGGCAATCAAAGACTTGCTGATGCGATCAGCGATCAAGCACGTCATATTATTCACACATCAAATCTTTATATGATTGAGCCACAAGCAAGACTTGCT includes the following:
- a CDS encoding trimeric intracellular cation channel family protein, producing MVELMVADIIGTVAFALSGFYVAVKEKLDLLGVFIASFLTALGGGLVRDMLADRPPYTFTNLMPTFLVLGVIVFSIMFKLHQKDEIEKTFYFIVSDTLGLVSFSITGALIGLQAGFNFFGVILLALITAVGGGVVRDILLNRVPLLLTSEFYGTVALLVGAILFVFAQFDISGYMPLMFVFTFGVALRLLAYYKQWNLPKIG
- the ruvX gene encoding Holliday junction resolvase RuvX, with the translated sequence MKKIASIDIGLKRIGVALCLSLDIVTPQEAILRKNRDQAARDVDAFLNEWNIELLVVGLPKGGSSSEEMERRIKHFVSLLAFSGEVVYQDEYGSSNEAKEMMQGVIRQKRDGRIDSMAAKVILERYLDARKVQHG